The Elaeis guineensis isolate ETL-2024a chromosome 13, EG11, whole genome shotgun sequence genome includes a region encoding these proteins:
- the LOC105056694 gene encoding protein FAR1-RELATED SEQUENCE 5 isoform X2 produces MHMPEPVDDVRGGGSGSGGDYQMQYEQEPELEVQPSNGDDGLEGPLRCLRCGISAKATPHMRRGPEGPRTLCNACGIAWTKGKMRKVIDSVAPLDDAAIAKLVPEIDMEFESEEKAYEFYNRYAGHVGFSVRKSSSDKSSENITRSRTFVCSREGFRKDKKGAKEVKRPRPETRIGCPARMTIKITSTGRYRVTEFIPDHNHQPAPPSTTHMLRSQRITTELQAVEADMSDDSGTTPRSTNEPVGRQVGGPRHVNFLPADYKNHLRSKRMKAMQTGDAGAVLKYLQSMQLDNPSFFYAIQVDDEDKLTNILWADSKSILDFNYFGDVVCLDTTYKINGYGRPLTPFLGVNHHKQTVIFGAALIYDESIESFKWLFDTFKIAMRGKQPKTILTDQSIAINSAVAAAWPGTSHRLCMWHVYQNAVKHLNHVFQGSKTFGKDFSRCVYEYEEEEEFLLAWRAMLEKYDLRNNEWLGKLFEERDKWALPYGRQIFCADMKSTLQNESLSSVLKKYLSPQLDLLSFFKHYERVVDEHRYAELQADFHASQSFPRIPPSKMLRQAANIYTPVVFEIFRREFEMFMDCMLYSCGEVDTTSEYRVAVTEKPKEHFVRFDSSDCSAICSCKKFEFMGIQCCHVLKVLDFRNIKELPQKYYLKRWRKAAKSGNEGDNRAVANDGDHRSPTSSSLNVPVSSYAQQQGFHGMSQFSQDSPVSDLQPNSFHGSTQLAQGYTAPDMHSQPFLGSSHLNHQGNDPGH; encoded by the exons ATGCACATGCCGGAGCCAGTAGACGACGTCCGTGGCGGCGGCAGCGGCAGTGGCGGTGATTACCAGATGCAGTACGAGCAGGAGCCGGAGCTCGAGGTCCAACCCAGCAATGGCGACGATGGGCTGGAGGGTCCTCTCAG ATGCCTTCGTTGTGGCATCAGTGCAAAGGCAACACCACACATGCGCCGTGGCCCTGAGGGGCCAAGGACTCTATGCAATGCATGTGGAATTGCATGGACAAAG GGAAAAATGAGAAAAGTAATCGACTCTGTTGCTCCTTTAGATGATGCTGCAATTGCAAAATTGGTGccagaaattgatatggagtttgaAAGTGAAGAGAAGGCATATGAGTTTTACAATAGATATGCTGGACATGTAGGTTTTAGCGTGAGAAAAAGCTCTTCAGACAAGTCTTCTGAAAATATTACTAGATCTAGGACATTTGTATGCTCAAGAGAAGGTTTCCGCAAGGACAAAAAAGGAGCAAAGGAAGTTAAGAGGCCAAGGCCAGAAACAAGAATTGGATGCCCTGCACGCATGACTATTAAAATTACATCAACTGGTAGATACCGTGTAACTGAATTTATACCAGACCACAATCATCAGCCAGCACCCCCTTCAACAACTCACATGTTAAGGTCACAGAGGATAACCACTGAGCTTCAAGCTGTTGAAGCAGATATGTCAGATGATTCAGGAACAACGCCGAGATCTACCAATGAACCAGTGGGAAGACAAGTTGGTGGTCCTAGACATGTCAATTTTCTTCCTGCTGATTACAAgaatcatctcagatcaaagcgTATGAAAGCCATGCAAACGGGTGATGCAGGAGCTGTATTAAAATACCTACAGAGTATGCAGCTTGATAACCCCTCATTCTTTTATGCCATCCAGGTTGATGATGAAGATAAATTGACCAACATTCTCTGGGCAGATTCAAAATCTATATTGGACTTTAACTACTTCGGTGATGTGGTGTGTCTGGACACTACTTACAAAATAAATGGATATGGTAGGCCATTGACACCATTCCTAGGTGTGAACCATCATAAGCAAACAGTTATTTTTGGGGCAGCACTGATTTATGATGAATCTATAGAATCTTTCAAGTGGTTGTTTGATACTTTCAAGATTGCAATGCGGGGAAAACAACCAAAGACGATTTTGACAGACCAGTCTATTGCAATAAATAGTGCAGTAGCTGCAGCATGGCCAGGCACAAGTCATCGTCTTTGTATGTGGCATGTCTACCAGAATGCCGTCAAGCACCTTAATCATGTCTTCCAGGGTTCTAAAACTTTTGGAAAGGACTTCAGCAGATGTGTTTATGAATATGAGGAAGAGGAGGAGttcttattggcatggagagcaATGTTAGAGAAGTATGATCTAAGAAATAACGAATGGCTGGGCAAACTATTTGAGGAAAGGGATAAATGGGCTTTACCTTATGGTCGGCAGATATTTTGTGCTGACATGAAAAGCACACTACAAAATGAAAGCTTGAGTAGCGTGCTAAAAAAATACCTGAGTCCACAATTAGATCTCTTGTCCTTCTTCAAGCATTATGAAAGAGTAGTGGATGAACACCGCTATGCAGAACTACAAGCAGATTTTCATGCAAGTCAAAGTTTTCCAAGAATACCTCCATCTAAGATGTTGAGGCAAGCTGCCAATATATACACACCTGTGGTGTTTGAAATTTTTCGGAGGGAGTTTGAGATGTTCATGGATTGTATGTTGTACAGTTGTGGCGAAGTTGATACAACATCTGAATACAGAGTTGCTGTCACTGAGAAACCTAAGGAACATTTTGTTAGATTTGATTCAAGTGATTGTTCTGCCATCTGCAGTTGTAAAAAATTCGAGTTTATGGGGATTCAATGTTGTCATGTACTGAAAGTGCTTGATTTTAGAAATATCAAAGAGCTGCCTCAAAAGTATTACTTGAAGAGGTGGAGAAAGGCTGCTAAGTCAGGAAATGAGGGAGACAATCGAGCAGTTGcaaatgatggtgatcacaggtcCCCTACAAGTTCATCATTGAATGTTCCAGTGTCATCGTATGCTCAACAACAAGGATTCCACGGAATGAGTCAATTTAGTCAA GATTCTCCAGTCTCTGATTTGCAACCCAACTCATTTCATGGAAGCACTCAGTTAGCTCAG GGTTACACAGCTCCAGACATGCACTCCCAGCCATTTCTTGGGAGTTCCCATCTGAACCATCAGGGCAATGACCCTGGTCATTAA
- the LOC105056694 gene encoding protein FAR1-RELATED SEQUENCE 5 isoform X1, producing the protein MHMPEPVDDVRGGGSGSGGDYQMQYEQEPELEVQPSNGDDGLEGPLRCLRCGISAKATPHMRRGPEGPRTLCNACGIAWTKSLYKQGKMRKVIDSVAPLDDAAIAKLVPEIDMEFESEEKAYEFYNRYAGHVGFSVRKSSSDKSSENITRSRTFVCSREGFRKDKKGAKEVKRPRPETRIGCPARMTIKITSTGRYRVTEFIPDHNHQPAPPSTTHMLRSQRITTELQAVEADMSDDSGTTPRSTNEPVGRQVGGPRHVNFLPADYKNHLRSKRMKAMQTGDAGAVLKYLQSMQLDNPSFFYAIQVDDEDKLTNILWADSKSILDFNYFGDVVCLDTTYKINGYGRPLTPFLGVNHHKQTVIFGAALIYDESIESFKWLFDTFKIAMRGKQPKTILTDQSIAINSAVAAAWPGTSHRLCMWHVYQNAVKHLNHVFQGSKTFGKDFSRCVYEYEEEEEFLLAWRAMLEKYDLRNNEWLGKLFEERDKWALPYGRQIFCADMKSTLQNESLSSVLKKYLSPQLDLLSFFKHYERVVDEHRYAELQADFHASQSFPRIPPSKMLRQAANIYTPVVFEIFRREFEMFMDCMLYSCGEVDTTSEYRVAVTEKPKEHFVRFDSSDCSAICSCKKFEFMGIQCCHVLKVLDFRNIKELPQKYYLKRWRKAAKSGNEGDNRAVANDGDHRSPTSSSLNVPVSSYAQQQGFHGMSQFSQDSPVSDLQPNSFHGSTQLAQGYTAPDMHSQPFLGSSHLNHQGNDPGH; encoded by the exons ATGCACATGCCGGAGCCAGTAGACGACGTCCGTGGCGGCGGCAGCGGCAGTGGCGGTGATTACCAGATGCAGTACGAGCAGGAGCCGGAGCTCGAGGTCCAACCCAGCAATGGCGACGATGGGCTGGAGGGTCCTCTCAG ATGCCTTCGTTGTGGCATCAGTGCAAAGGCAACACCACACATGCGCCGTGGCCCTGAGGGGCCAAGGACTCTATGCAATGCATGTGGAATTGCATGGACAAAG AGTTTGTATAAACAGGGAAAAATGAGAAAAGTAATCGACTCTGTTGCTCCTTTAGATGATGCTGCAATTGCAAAATTGGTGccagaaattgatatggagtttgaAAGTGAAGAGAAGGCATATGAGTTTTACAATAGATATGCTGGACATGTAGGTTTTAGCGTGAGAAAAAGCTCTTCAGACAAGTCTTCTGAAAATATTACTAGATCTAGGACATTTGTATGCTCAAGAGAAGGTTTCCGCAAGGACAAAAAAGGAGCAAAGGAAGTTAAGAGGCCAAGGCCAGAAACAAGAATTGGATGCCCTGCACGCATGACTATTAAAATTACATCAACTGGTAGATACCGTGTAACTGAATTTATACCAGACCACAATCATCAGCCAGCACCCCCTTCAACAACTCACATGTTAAGGTCACAGAGGATAACCACTGAGCTTCAAGCTGTTGAAGCAGATATGTCAGATGATTCAGGAACAACGCCGAGATCTACCAATGAACCAGTGGGAAGACAAGTTGGTGGTCCTAGACATGTCAATTTTCTTCCTGCTGATTACAAgaatcatctcagatcaaagcgTATGAAAGCCATGCAAACGGGTGATGCAGGAGCTGTATTAAAATACCTACAGAGTATGCAGCTTGATAACCCCTCATTCTTTTATGCCATCCAGGTTGATGATGAAGATAAATTGACCAACATTCTCTGGGCAGATTCAAAATCTATATTGGACTTTAACTACTTCGGTGATGTGGTGTGTCTGGACACTACTTACAAAATAAATGGATATGGTAGGCCATTGACACCATTCCTAGGTGTGAACCATCATAAGCAAACAGTTATTTTTGGGGCAGCACTGATTTATGATGAATCTATAGAATCTTTCAAGTGGTTGTTTGATACTTTCAAGATTGCAATGCGGGGAAAACAACCAAAGACGATTTTGACAGACCAGTCTATTGCAATAAATAGTGCAGTAGCTGCAGCATGGCCAGGCACAAGTCATCGTCTTTGTATGTGGCATGTCTACCAGAATGCCGTCAAGCACCTTAATCATGTCTTCCAGGGTTCTAAAACTTTTGGAAAGGACTTCAGCAGATGTGTTTATGAATATGAGGAAGAGGAGGAGttcttattggcatggagagcaATGTTAGAGAAGTATGATCTAAGAAATAACGAATGGCTGGGCAAACTATTTGAGGAAAGGGATAAATGGGCTTTACCTTATGGTCGGCAGATATTTTGTGCTGACATGAAAAGCACACTACAAAATGAAAGCTTGAGTAGCGTGCTAAAAAAATACCTGAGTCCACAATTAGATCTCTTGTCCTTCTTCAAGCATTATGAAAGAGTAGTGGATGAACACCGCTATGCAGAACTACAAGCAGATTTTCATGCAAGTCAAAGTTTTCCAAGAATACCTCCATCTAAGATGTTGAGGCAAGCTGCCAATATATACACACCTGTGGTGTTTGAAATTTTTCGGAGGGAGTTTGAGATGTTCATGGATTGTATGTTGTACAGTTGTGGCGAAGTTGATACAACATCTGAATACAGAGTTGCTGTCACTGAGAAACCTAAGGAACATTTTGTTAGATTTGATTCAAGTGATTGTTCTGCCATCTGCAGTTGTAAAAAATTCGAGTTTATGGGGATTCAATGTTGTCATGTACTGAAAGTGCTTGATTTTAGAAATATCAAAGAGCTGCCTCAAAAGTATTACTTGAAGAGGTGGAGAAAGGCTGCTAAGTCAGGAAATGAGGGAGACAATCGAGCAGTTGcaaatgatggtgatcacaggtcCCCTACAAGTTCATCATTGAATGTTCCAGTGTCATCGTATGCTCAACAACAAGGATTCCACGGAATGAGTCAATTTAGTCAA GATTCTCCAGTCTCTGATTTGCAACCCAACTCATTTCATGGAAGCACTCAGTTAGCTCAG GGTTACACAGCTCCAGACATGCACTCCCAGCCATTTCTTGGGAGTTCCCATCTGAACCATCAGGGCAATGACCCTGGTCATTAA
- the LOC105056693 gene encoding 20 kDa chaperonin, chloroplastic — protein sequence MEAVRFSGSGVAGRTSLPLFEGLRFSPVPFRIPSLVGACGVGLGQRSFRGLTVKAATVVAPKYTSIKPLGDRLLVKIKSSEEKTSGGILLPTTAQSKPQGGEVVAVGEGRTIGKNKVDISVQAGNQVVYSKYAGTELEFNGTNHLLLKEDDIVGVLDTDDVKDLKPLNDRVLIKVAEAEDKTAGGILLTEAAKEKPSIGTVVAVGPGPLDEEGKRKALEIAPGGTVMYSKYAGSEFKSADGSDYIVLRASDVMAVLSV from the exons ATGGAGGCTGTGCGGTTCTCTGGGTCTGGAGTGGCGGGGAGGACAAGCCTGCCGTTATTCGAGGGGCTTCGCTTCTCGCCGGTGCCGTTTAGGATTCCTTCCTTGGTGGGAGCGTGCGGGGTGGGGCTCGGCCAGAGGAGCTTCCGTGGCCTCACCGTGAAGGCCGCCACTGTCGTCGCCCCAAAG TATACATCCATCAAGCCCTTGGGAGACAGATTACTCGTTAAGATTAAATCTTCTGAGGAGAAAACTAGTGGGGGGATATTGCTTCCAACAACAGCCCAGTCAAAACCTCAAGGAGGTGAGGTTGTTGCTGTTGGAGAAGGTAGAACCATTGGAAAGAACAAAGTAGATATCAGTGTTCAG GCTGGCAACCAGGTTGTATACTCCAAGTATGCTGGAACAGAGTTAGAATTTAATGGGACTAACCATCTTCTGTTGAAGGAAGATGACATTGTGGGTGTTCTTGATACTGATGATGTTAAAGATCTCAAGCCACTCAATGATCGGGTTCTGATTAAG GTTGCAGAAGCTGAAGATAAGACTGCTGGGGGCATCCTGCTGACTGAGGCTGCCAAGGAAAAACCTTCAATTGGGACG GTGGTTGCGGTGGGCCCCGGGCCATTGGATGAAGAGGGCAAAAGAAAAGCACTAGAGATCGCCCCTGGTGGTACTGTGATGTATTCAAAGTATGCAGGAAGTGAATTTAAGAGTGCTGATGGCTCTGATTACATTGTCTTGAGAGCCTCCGATGTGATGGCGGTTCTCTCTGTTTAG
- the LOC105056694 gene encoding protein FAR1-RELATED SEQUENCE 5 isoform X3, with translation MQCMWNCMDKDDAAIAKLVPEIDMEFESEEKAYEFYNRYAGHVGFSVRKSSSDKSSENITRSRTFVCSREGFRKDKKGAKEVKRPRPETRIGCPARMTIKITSTGRYRVTEFIPDHNHQPAPPSTTHMLRSQRITTELQAVEADMSDDSGTTPRSTNEPVGRQVGGPRHVNFLPADYKNHLRSKRMKAMQTGDAGAVLKYLQSMQLDNPSFFYAIQVDDEDKLTNILWADSKSILDFNYFGDVVCLDTTYKINGYGRPLTPFLGVNHHKQTVIFGAALIYDESIESFKWLFDTFKIAMRGKQPKTILTDQSIAINSAVAAAWPGTSHRLCMWHVYQNAVKHLNHVFQGSKTFGKDFSRCVYEYEEEEEFLLAWRAMLEKYDLRNNEWLGKLFEERDKWALPYGRQIFCADMKSTLQNESLSSVLKKYLSPQLDLLSFFKHYERVVDEHRYAELQADFHASQSFPRIPPSKMLRQAANIYTPVVFEIFRREFEMFMDCMLYSCGEVDTTSEYRVAVTEKPKEHFVRFDSSDCSAICSCKKFEFMGIQCCHVLKVLDFRNIKELPQKYYLKRWRKAAKSGNEGDNRAVANDGDHRSPTSSSLNVPVSSYAQQQGFHGMSQFSQDSPVSDLQPNSFHGSTQLAQGYTAPDMHSQPFLGSSHLNHQGNDPGH, from the exons ATGCAATGCATGTGGAATTGCATGGACAAAG ATGATGCTGCAATTGCAAAATTGGTGccagaaattgatatggagtttgaAAGTGAAGAGAAGGCATATGAGTTTTACAATAGATATGCTGGACATGTAGGTTTTAGCGTGAGAAAAAGCTCTTCAGACAAGTCTTCTGAAAATATTACTAGATCTAGGACATTTGTATGCTCAAGAGAAGGTTTCCGCAAGGACAAAAAAGGAGCAAAGGAAGTTAAGAGGCCAAGGCCAGAAACAAGAATTGGATGCCCTGCACGCATGACTATTAAAATTACATCAACTGGTAGATACCGTGTAACTGAATTTATACCAGACCACAATCATCAGCCAGCACCCCCTTCAACAACTCACATGTTAAGGTCACAGAGGATAACCACTGAGCTTCAAGCTGTTGAAGCAGATATGTCAGATGATTCAGGAACAACGCCGAGATCTACCAATGAACCAGTGGGAAGACAAGTTGGTGGTCCTAGACATGTCAATTTTCTTCCTGCTGATTACAAgaatcatctcagatcaaagcgTATGAAAGCCATGCAAACGGGTGATGCAGGAGCTGTATTAAAATACCTACAGAGTATGCAGCTTGATAACCCCTCATTCTTTTATGCCATCCAGGTTGATGATGAAGATAAATTGACCAACATTCTCTGGGCAGATTCAAAATCTATATTGGACTTTAACTACTTCGGTGATGTGGTGTGTCTGGACACTACTTACAAAATAAATGGATATGGTAGGCCATTGACACCATTCCTAGGTGTGAACCATCATAAGCAAACAGTTATTTTTGGGGCAGCACTGATTTATGATGAATCTATAGAATCTTTCAAGTGGTTGTTTGATACTTTCAAGATTGCAATGCGGGGAAAACAACCAAAGACGATTTTGACAGACCAGTCTATTGCAATAAATAGTGCAGTAGCTGCAGCATGGCCAGGCACAAGTCATCGTCTTTGTATGTGGCATGTCTACCAGAATGCCGTCAAGCACCTTAATCATGTCTTCCAGGGTTCTAAAACTTTTGGAAAGGACTTCAGCAGATGTGTTTATGAATATGAGGAAGAGGAGGAGttcttattggcatggagagcaATGTTAGAGAAGTATGATCTAAGAAATAACGAATGGCTGGGCAAACTATTTGAGGAAAGGGATAAATGGGCTTTACCTTATGGTCGGCAGATATTTTGTGCTGACATGAAAAGCACACTACAAAATGAAAGCTTGAGTAGCGTGCTAAAAAAATACCTGAGTCCACAATTAGATCTCTTGTCCTTCTTCAAGCATTATGAAAGAGTAGTGGATGAACACCGCTATGCAGAACTACAAGCAGATTTTCATGCAAGTCAAAGTTTTCCAAGAATACCTCCATCTAAGATGTTGAGGCAAGCTGCCAATATATACACACCTGTGGTGTTTGAAATTTTTCGGAGGGAGTTTGAGATGTTCATGGATTGTATGTTGTACAGTTGTGGCGAAGTTGATACAACATCTGAATACAGAGTTGCTGTCACTGAGAAACCTAAGGAACATTTTGTTAGATTTGATTCAAGTGATTGTTCTGCCATCTGCAGTTGTAAAAAATTCGAGTTTATGGGGATTCAATGTTGTCATGTACTGAAAGTGCTTGATTTTAGAAATATCAAAGAGCTGCCTCAAAAGTATTACTTGAAGAGGTGGAGAAAGGCTGCTAAGTCAGGAAATGAGGGAGACAATCGAGCAGTTGcaaatgatggtgatcacaggtcCCCTACAAGTTCATCATTGAATGTTCCAGTGTCATCGTATGCTCAACAACAAGGATTCCACGGAATGAGTCAATTTAGTCAA GATTCTCCAGTCTCTGATTTGCAACCCAACTCATTTCATGGAAGCACTCAGTTAGCTCAG GGTTACACAGCTCCAGACATGCACTCCCAGCCATTTCTTGGGAGTTCCCATCTGAACCATCAGGGCAATGACCCTGGTCATTAA